Part of the Capsicum annuum cultivar UCD-10X-F1 chromosome 12, UCD10Xv1.1, whole genome shotgun sequence genome is shown below.
TACACTAGTGTTCGGGCCAGCTTGCACGTACCTTGATGAATTCCACCTCTCACTAGTACAAGTAACGGGCAAGCTTTCTCTTCTTATATATTCTGGCTATATCTTATATTCTTGTCAATATTCAGTGGCATTGTAGGTTAAGAAGCAGAATATGACTAATAGCACGATAGTATATTTgtggtggttgattttgttcatgGCAAATGGATGGTGGTGCTGCTACTGTTGTTGGAATGAAGAAAGGACTGCTCTATTGCAACTCAAAGCAAACATAAAAGACAGTATAGGCAACGACTATTTGTCATCGTGGGGGGCTAATGAAACCTCGGATTGTTGTCGATGGGAGGGAATTGTTTGCAGCAACATCACCAGAAGAGTCATAGAGTTGTCCATTATTGCTAAGGAAGAACAACTTAGTAATGGTACATATACTGATGATATTTTGAGGAACTGGCTTTTCAATGCATCTTTATTTGTTCCCTTCAAAAGTCTCAAAGCTCTGCTCCTACCTGGACATTCATTGGCCGGTTGGGTGAAGAATGAAGGTTTGTTTTCTCTTTATACATTCCCTccgttctatattatatggtgaTGTTTTACTAGGTACGATGTTTTTCTTCAAggaatagaacaaaaaaatgaatgatatttgGTACATACCAAAGGTGCCTTAGAGCTTGTGGTTGTAAACAAGTTATGACCATTCTATGGTTACAAGAACATGTCATCAAAAGTACAATGAGAAATTTAAAGTTCAAAGAGTTTGCATATATAAAGAGGTGTTGTAGTTTTTGAACGGACTAAAACAGAAAAAATGTcatataaaatgaaactaaaactaaGGGAGTACTACATACCTATAAAATGGTTCAACCAATCTAAATAGTAAGTATGATCAAAACAAGTTCAACTTCCAAGGTTTAACTTCAAAGTACAATCTATTTGACTCTCGAAAACTTGACTCTGTCACATGATTTAACATGTCCATTTTAATTTTCTTGCTAATTTGGTAACAGGTTTCGAGAAACTTAGACGATTGAGAAAACTAGAAGTACTTAATTTGTCTCGGAACAATTTCAATCGCAGCATCTTTGAGTCTATTAGTCAACTTTCATCTCTCAAGTCATTGTACCTCGCAGAAAATAATATTGGATCAGGTTCCAACTTCACATTTGCCCCTTGACTCTCCTTCAGAACAAAAATTGCGAAACCGAATTAGTTTCCTTTATATTCTATCTGACTGTCAAAAAGTTTAACTGTTAGTACATAATGTAGCGTCCATTTTATGTTTCTTGTTGATTTGGCTACAGGTTCCGAGAAACTGAGAAATTCGAGGAAAACAGAAAGTCTTGATTTATCATGGAACTGCTTTAACCGCAGCATCTTTCAGTCTCTTAGTCATCTTTCGTCTCACACGTCATTGAACCTAGCAAACAACCGAATTGCATCAGGTTCCAACATGTGGTTTCCTTTGCTTGCCCCTTTGAACTATTAGTCTTCTTACAAGAACGAGAATATGCTAACTAATCCATTTCCATAACGTTTCAGGTCGGGAGAGATTGTCAGGGTTAGACAAGCTAGAAATCTTGGATTTGAGCAATAATGCACTCGATGATGAAAATGGGTTCGCTGCTTTAGGTAATTAAACGTATATCATAACCTACAATAAAATTCTGTTATATAAAGTATATGATACATTTTATGcataacaacaaaataaaacatgTATAACGATTAGCTGCTTGTTCATTTTACAGGCTTGTGTGATCTAAAGTATCTTGAAGAACTAAGTCTCAGCAGAAACAAATTCATTGGGAGACTCCCTCCATGTCTTGGGAACTTAACATTTCTTCAGGTAATTGATCTCACTGAAAATCAGTTTACTGGAAACATTGCCTCATCTCCACTTTCACGGCTCTTGTCCCTTGAATATCTCTTGTTAGCAAACAACAATTTTGAAATGCCAATTTCATTCGAATCGTTTGCTAACCATTCAAAACTTAAGTTTGTCACTGCTGACAACAACTCAGTAATTTTACAAACTCCTTCTAGTAACTGGATTCCCAAGTTTCAATTGGAAACCTTGTCATTATACAATTGCTCTCAAATGCCaagtttccttcattatcaacttcattTAAGGTTTCTTCGTCTCTCGAACTGCAACATTGGTGGAAACTTTCCAAATTGGTTGTTAGAAAACAATTCCAGACTGGAAGAAGTTTACTTGGGTGGAAATGCATTCACTGGATCTCTTCAATTGCCATTCCTTCCTTATCTGAAAGCTTTTGATATCTCCAACAACAAGATTCAAGGAAAACTTCCACCTAACATTGGGTCAATTATCCCGAATCTCCTGATGTCAACAATGTCCAACAATATGATTGAAGGCTTGTTGCCTTCAAGTTTTGGTGACATGAAAGGCCTTGAATGCTTGGATTTGTCATACAATAAGTTAACAGGAGACCTGTCGATTGGATTGCCCTGTGAAGGATCCAAGTTGTTTTTACTGAGATTGTCAAATAACATGTTGGCAGGGGAGATATTTCCAGTTTCTGCTAACATAAACAATTTAGCATATTTATACTTGGATGGGAACAACTTCTCTGGCCCAATTCCAAGGAAGTTATCGACTGCTCCTTTACGTACATTGGACTTGAGTTACAACAAATTGTCAGGAAACATACCAGCCTGGCTTGGTGATATCTCCTCCTTAACTTCCCTAGCATTGACCAGAAACCATCTAACGGGTCATATTCCGCCTGATTATTGTAGACTTGAAGGACTTGAGGTGTTAGATCTCTCTGAAAACAACCTTGTTGGTGTGATTCCATCATGTTTCAATGCTTCGCTAGCCTTAAAACATGTGTTTTTGAGCAAAAACAAGTTACAAGGGGAATTTCACATGTTCTCAAACTCTGACCATTTACAAGTGTTGGATCTTAGAGAAAACAAATTCAGCGGCTTCGTTCCAAAATGGTTTGGAAGTCTTGGAATTACCACCTTACTCTTGAAAGGAAATCATCTTCAAGGCATCATTCCCAGAGAGCTGTGCCTCGCGAGTAAATTGAGAATTATGGATCTTTCTCATAATAATATCTCGGGTCCTATTCCTCATTGCTTTGGGAACATAATGCAACAACATTTTATAATAGAAAGATACCCATACTGTCCACCACTTGGATATGCAGGATTCCAGATGTTTGGAAGAGATGCTGTGATAGACGTAGAATCCTCAATGAAGTCATCATCAACACATTTCTTCCGTTATAACTATCCATGGATTCGAGCAGAGTTCACGACCAAATATAACACCTATTCATACGAAGGTAGGACTGTTGACTATATGACTGGAATTGATCTTTCTTGCAACCAGTTAAGTGGTGAAATACCCAAGGAACTCAGTAATCTTACCCAGATTCATGCATTAAACTTGTCACATAACCACCTTACTGGAGCAATACCATCAGAATTCTCAAATCTCCGGAATATTGAGAGTTTGGACCTGTCCTACAACAACTTGACTGGGAGTATTCCCACTCAACTTCTGAAGTTGACAACTCTAGCAGTTTTTACCGTGGCACATAATAATCTAACGGGAAGGACTCCACAGCGTTCTGCGCAGTTTGCAACTTTTAGTGAAAGCAGTTATGAGGGAAATCCTTTTCTTTGTGGTTTTCCATTGAACATCAGTTGTACGGAGCCTAGAGAGATTCCAATATACCCTCCAGCACCAAACTGCTGCAAAGATGATGCTTCTTTTTTAGATATGGAGTCGTTCTATATTTCCTTTCTTGTGGCATATGCAAATGTGGTGGTTGCTGTGGTTGTAGTCCTCTGGGTAAACCCTTACTGGAGAAATGTTTGGTTTTATTTTGTcgagtctttcatgtattcatgttacGATTTTTTCGCTTCCAAAAGGTCAATTTAATTATGTAACATTTCACTATGCAAATGTATGTGTGAGTTGTTCTTGGTGCCCATCAAGCTCATTAATACCAGTGAATGTTGATGAATGTTCTGTATGTTCATACAGTAAAATTTTGGCATGCGATGTGAAATTAAATATTTGCTTTTTTTTGGGAAACATTGTTTTGAACATTTGAGGTAATTGAGCTGAAATACACTGACTGTGTACCATAATCTGGGAGAAAATTTCTTGTGGAATGTGTATAGTAGCATACAAGGGAAGATGGATACAATAACATATGCGGTGCAATCACACAAGGGAAGATggatattaaaagaaaaatattgagtagattaaaaagaaaagacatTCACATATAAAAGAGACAATCAAGTGACATATGGAATATAACGACATAATACCATGTCGTAAAAGGAGATAACAGGTGAAGCCAGTGACTCATCAAGACTAGTCGATCTACAACTACATCCCTAGCGGTAGTTAAACGGGGTGTAAAAGCGAAATGCCAGCAGAATGATCAGTCTGCACTTTGATCTTGTTTTCACTAGGATAAAATTTAACAACTGGTTTTGCTTGTACTTTGATCACCTTTAGATTTTTGGTGTCTCACCAAAACAGCCTCAGAAATACTTTTTAACTCCGCTTTGAATTGCATCGCGCGAGACCGTGATTAAACAAGTAAAAGAAGTGACCGTATGAGAAATCAACCTCCTTTGACCAGTTGCAAtttgaagaggaaaaagaagTGACCATACAAAGATCTCTTGTGTTTTATTACCTATCTACTGTGAAAATGACAATATAACTTAAATAAAGGGACAATAAAATCCAAAAGTTGTATATTCAGCTCATATCTAGTGTAGTCCATAGTTACCACTTGTCATTTTTAAACATGTCACATTtttatggtataaaatcatatgATCAGTAAAAGTAAAATGAgaagtttaaagttaaattaaattattttgaaatataaaaatgtGTCATTAGTGGTTTGAAAACAACGTATATGGTCCACTGAAATAAGTGCTAAAGACTTAGTAGCTCCCAAACTAGCTGGATTTTTTTGACTTTGCACACATAaagtataaatacaaaaaaaggaagaagaaaatggATAAGGAACCAAATTTTGTTGACTAGTTAAGcacaataatatcaaaatatactccctctgttttaatttgtttatcttgCTTTTCGTTTTAGTCAGTTTCAATAAGAACACCTTTTTAGTCTAGCTCAAATTGCAAGcaatgttttgatgaaaattagagaaaaataaatgaatgcaCTAATACAGTATTGACTTAGAGTAAACTATAGAAACAGAAGAACAAGAAGACTtattaaatgtaaaaataaagaaGCTGAAAGGGACATAACAAAAAAAGTAGTTGTAGAAAATTCCACTCCAGTCTACATCAATTATTGCACTATTCCTGCAACCTCCCACCAACGCAGAAGCAAGCTTCTTTTCTTATATATAGAGTCTTCTCAATATATAGTGGCCTATGTAACTAGTGGATTGtaggtaaagaagaagaatatgacTAATAGCAAGAAAGTTTATATATGGTTGTTGGTTTTGTTCATGGCAAATGGATGGTGGTGCTGCTATTGTTGTTGGAATGAAGAAAGGACTGCTCTATTGCAGCTCAAGGCAAACATAAAATACAGTACCGGCTACGACTATTTGTCATCGTGGGGGGCTAATGAAACAGCGGAATGTTGTCAATGGGAAGGAATTGTTTGCAGCAACAACACCAGAAGAGTCATAGAGTTGTCTTTTGGTGTCAAGAACATTAGTCAAGAAGAACAA
Proteins encoded:
- the LOC107870490 gene encoding receptor-like protein 15 isoform X1, with the translated sequence MTNSTIVYLWWLILFMANGWWCCYCCWNEERTALLQLKANIKDSIGNDYLSSWGANETSDCCRWEGIVCSNITRRVIELSIIAKEEQLSNGTYTDDILRNWLFNASLFVPFKSLKALLLPGHSLAGWVKNEGFEKLRRLRKLEVLNLSRNNFNRSIFESISQLSSLKSLYLAENNIGSGSEKLRNSRKTESLDLSWNCFNRSIFQSLSHLSSHTSLNLANNRIASGRERLSGLDKLEILDLSNNALDDENGFAALGLCDLKYLEELSLSRNKFIGRLPPCLGNLTFLQVIDLTENQFTGNIASSPLSRLLSLEYLLLANNNFEMPISFESFANHSKLKFVTADNNSVILQTPSSNWIPKFQLETLSLYNCSQMPSFLHYQLHLRFLRLSNCNIGGNFPNWLLENNSRLEEVYLGGNAFTGSLQLPFLPYLKAFDISNNKIQGKLPPNIGSIIPNLLMSTMSNNMIEGLLPSSFGDMKGLECLDLSYNKLTGDLSIGLPCEGSKLFLLRLSNNMLAGEIFPVSANINNLAYLYLDGNNFSGPIPRKLSTAPLRTLDLSYNKLSGNIPAWLGDISSLTSLALTRNHLTGHIPPDYCRLEGLEVLDLSENNLVGVIPSCFNASLALKHVFLSKNKLQGEFHMFSNSDHLQVLDLRENKFSGFVPKWFGSLGITTLLLKGNHLQGIIPRELCLASKLRIMDLSHNNISGPIPHCFGNIMQQHFIIERYPYCPPLGYAGFQMFGRDAVIDVESSMKSSSTHFFRYNYPWIRAEFTTKYNTYSYEGRTVDYMTGIDLSCNQLSGEIPKELSNLTQIHALNLSHNHLTGAIPSEFSNLRNIESLDLSYNNLTGSIPTQLLKLTTLAVFTVAHNNLTGRTPQRSAQFATFSESSYEGNPFLCGFPLNISCTEPREIPIYPPAPNCCKDDASFLDMESFYISFLVAYANVVVAVVVVLWVNPYWRNVWFYFVESFMYSCYDFFASKRSI
- the LOC107870490 gene encoding receptor-like protein 15 isoform X2 encodes the protein MTNSTIVYLWWLILFMANGWWCCYCCWNEERTALLQLKANIKDSIGNDYLSSWGANETSDCCRWEGIVCSNITRRVIELSIIAKEEQLSNGTYTDDILRNWLFNASLFVPFKSLKALLLPGHSLAGWVKNEGSEKLRNSRKTESLDLSWNCFNRSIFQSLSHLSSHTSLNLANNRIASGRERLSGLDKLEILDLSNNALDDENGFAALGLCDLKYLEELSLSRNKFIGRLPPCLGNLTFLQVIDLTENQFTGNIASSPLSRLLSLEYLLLANNNFEMPISFESFANHSKLKFVTADNNSVILQTPSSNWIPKFQLETLSLYNCSQMPSFLHYQLHLRFLRLSNCNIGGNFPNWLLENNSRLEEVYLGGNAFTGSLQLPFLPYLKAFDISNNKIQGKLPPNIGSIIPNLLMSTMSNNMIEGLLPSSFGDMKGLECLDLSYNKLTGDLSIGLPCEGSKLFLLRLSNNMLAGEIFPVSANINNLAYLYLDGNNFSGPIPRKLSTAPLRTLDLSYNKLSGNIPAWLGDISSLTSLALTRNHLTGHIPPDYCRLEGLEVLDLSENNLVGVIPSCFNASLALKHVFLSKNKLQGEFHMFSNSDHLQVLDLRENKFSGFVPKWFGSLGITTLLLKGNHLQGIIPRELCLASKLRIMDLSHNNISGPIPHCFGNIMQQHFIIERYPYCPPLGYAGFQMFGRDAVIDVESSMKSSSTHFFRYNYPWIRAEFTTKYNTYSYEGRTVDYMTGIDLSCNQLSGEIPKELSNLTQIHALNLSHNHLTGAIPSEFSNLRNIESLDLSYNNLTGSIPTQLLKLTTLAVFTVAHNNLTGRTPQRSAQFATFSESSYEGNPFLCGFPLNISCTEPREIPIYPPAPNCCKDDASFLDMESFYISFLVAYANVVVAVVVVLWVNPYWRNVWFYFVESFMYSCYDFFASKRSI